From the genome of Candidatus Zixiibacteriota bacterium, one region includes:
- a CDS encoding S41 family peptidase has protein sequence MNHLRYILLVSVLVLMLLSTVQSQTQGRPGYLRYPAIHGDALVFVAEGDLWLASAAGGDAQRLTTHPDLEYRPAISPDGRLLAFSGRYEGPTEVYVMPIAGGLPRRLTFNGEGSYVVGWTPDGKVLFATRAFSTLPELELAAVDPENSEIVRLPLAQAAEGTYAPDGRTLFFTRFPFSGSYTKRYRGGMAQSIWRFASDDTEASEVTADFDGTSRNPMYFDGRVYFLSDRDGVMNVWSMTEAGEDLQQHTFHADFDAKYASLSHGRIAYQLGADLHVLDIATGSDTKLDIHLTSDFDQLREQWVDKPMDYVTSSSVSPTGDRVAFTARGQVFVAPVNKGRLVRVTHNDAVRYRDARFMPDGESVLVLSDESGEVEFWSLPAYGTGDARQMTTGGEVLRFEGYPSPDGKYVAHTDKNNRLWFFDIESGRHTVIDSSPRWSPSSPTWSPDSRWIGYSRESGAMLWQARIYDRITGSNIAVTSDRYDDGSPVFSPDGKWIFLLSNRHENSLVSHPWESRQPFPFLDKQTRIYMIPLKDGLLSPFEPTNELTARQKADSAADSTEVVEVDSVGIVERLLDVPVPPGNYGSLSVNEKQLFWLSWESGGESSRSLKTIEIKNDDPEVKTLMEGVSTYELSADGKKLMIRKGDNTYVIDAGTAPPSDLAKYKVAVADWTFAFDPAQEWRQMFMDAWRLERDYFYDKSMHGVDWPKVRDKYLPLVERVTDRWELSDLLGEMIGELSSLHMYVYGGDMREGTDNISVASLGAILIRDESAGGYRVDYVYRSDPDEPSGVAPLARPSVNVSPGDVITHINGVATLSVPGHELLLREQAGKQVLLTVRPRGSDDPRSVIVEPLSLSSAGDLRYRDWEFTRRLRVEEKSDRQIGYVHLRAMGKGDYSRWARDFYPVIERQGLIIDARHNHGGNIDSWILTTLLRHPWLYWVGRVGEPYPNMQSSFAGHIVVLCDQQTVSDGEMFTEGIRRLGLGTIIGTRTLGGEIWLSSSNVLVDRGIATAAESGVYGPEGEWMIEGVGVVPDIEVDNLPHATFRGSDAQLDSAITFLMKKIADEPVVVPSPPRYPDKSFRNNRR, from the coding sequence ATGAATCATCTGCGGTATATTCTGCTGGTTTCCGTTCTCGTTCTCATGCTCCTGTCCACTGTCCAATCGCAGACGCAGGGACGGCCCGGCTACCTGCGTTACCCGGCCATCCACGGCGATGCCCTGGTCTTTGTTGCCGAGGGGGACCTCTGGCTGGCGTCTGCAGCGGGCGGCGATGCCCAACGTCTGACCACCCATCCCGATCTCGAATACCGCCCCGCTATATCGCCGGACGGACGGTTGCTGGCCTTCTCGGGACGTTACGAGGGGCCGACCGAGGTATACGTTATGCCAATCGCGGGCGGACTGCCCCGTCGCCTCACGTTTAACGGCGAGGGCTCTTATGTCGTCGGCTGGACACCCGACGGCAAGGTCCTGTTCGCTACCCGCGCCTTCTCCACGTTGCCCGAGCTGGAACTCGCAGCGGTAGATCCGGAGAACTCCGAAATCGTCCGCCTGCCACTGGCCCAGGCTGCCGAAGGGACATACGCGCCTGACGGACGGACTCTGTTCTTCACGCGATTCCCTTTCAGCGGAAGCTACACCAAACGCTACCGGGGCGGAATGGCGCAGTCGATCTGGCGATTCGCCTCGGATGACACCGAGGCTTCGGAAGTGACGGCGGATTTCGACGGTACCAGTAGAAACCCGATGTACTTCGACGGCCGGGTATACTTCCTTTCGGACCGCGACGGTGTCATGAATGTCTGGTCCATGACCGAGGCCGGCGAAGATCTCCAACAACACACGTTCCACGCCGACTTCGATGCAAAGTACGCCTCACTTTCCCACGGGCGGATCGCGTACCAGCTCGGCGCAGACCTCCACGTGCTGGACATAGCAACCGGAAGCGACACGAAGCTCGACATTCACCTGACGTCCGACTTTGATCAGCTCCGCGAGCAGTGGGTGGACAAACCGATGGACTACGTGACATCGAGCAGTGTTTCCCCAACCGGCGACAGGGTCGCATTCACCGCCCGGGGACAAGTTTTCGTGGCGCCCGTCAATAAAGGACGACTTGTGCGCGTCACACACAACGACGCCGTTCGCTACCGCGATGCCCGGTTCATGCCCGACGGCGAATCGGTCCTGGTCCTCTCCGACGAGTCGGGCGAGGTTGAGTTCTGGTCGCTGCCGGCTTACGGAACCGGCGACGCGCGACAAATGACGACGGGCGGTGAGGTGCTTCGTTTCGAAGGCTACCCATCACCCGACGGCAAATACGTCGCCCACACCGACAAGAACAACAGACTCTGGTTCTTCGATATTGAATCCGGCCGGCACACCGTAATCGACAGCTCTCCCCGCTGGAGTCCCTCGAGTCCCACGTGGTCTCCGGACAGCCGCTGGATAGGCTATTCGCGGGAAAGCGGCGCAATGCTGTGGCAGGCTCGCATTTACGACCGCATAACCGGCAGCAACATTGCCGTCACCAGCGATCGCTATGACGACGGCAGTCCGGTGTTCTCACCCGATGGGAAGTGGATATTCCTGTTGTCCAACCGGCACGAAAACTCACTGGTATCACACCCCTGGGAGAGCCGCCAGCCGTTCCCATTCCTCGACAAACAGACCCGGATCTATATGATCCCGTTGAAAGACGGTCTCTTGTCCCCCTTCGAACCGACCAACGAGCTGACCGCCCGGCAAAAAGCCGACTCGGCTGCCGATAGCACGGAGGTCGTAGAGGTCGACTCTGTCGGGATCGTCGAACGACTGCTCGACGTACCCGTACCGCCCGGAAACTACGGCTCACTCAGTGTCAATGAAAAGCAACTCTTCTGGCTCTCGTGGGAGAGCGGCGGAGAATCCAGTCGCAGTCTCAAGACAATCGAGATCAAAAACGATGATCCTGAGGTGAAGACGCTGATGGAAGGCGTCTCCACTTACGAATTGTCCGCCGACGGCAAAAAGCTCATGATCCGCAAAGGGGACAATACCTACGTGATCGATGCCGGCACCGCTCCGCCGTCGGATCTCGCGAAATACAAAGTCGCCGTGGCAGACTGGACCTTCGCATTTGATCCCGCACAGGAGTGGCGGCAGATGTTTATGGATGCCTGGCGTCTGGAACGTGATTACTTCTACGACAAAAGCATGCACGGCGTGGATTGGCCGAAAGTGCGCGACAAATACCTCCCCCTGGTGGAACGAGTCACCGATCGCTGGGAGTTGAGCGACCTGCTCGGCGAAATGATCGGCGAACTCTCGTCACTTCACATGTACGTCTACGGCGGCGACATGCGCGAGGGAACCGACAATATCTCCGTTGCGTCGCTCGGCGCGATTTTGATCCGCGACGAATCGGCGGGCGGTTACCGCGTCGACTATGTCTATCGGTCCGATCCCGACGAACCATCCGGCGTCGCCCCGCTGGCCCGGCCGTCCGTCAACGTCTCCCCCGGTGACGTGATTACCCACATCAACGGTGTCGCGACCCTCTCCGTGCCGGGCCACGAATTGTTGCTGCGCGAACAAGCCGGCAAGCAGGTACTGCTGACCGTCCGCCCTCGCGGATCGGACGATCCACGGTCCGTCATAGTGGAACCGCTCAGCCTATCGAGCGCGGGTGATCTCCGCTACCGTGATTGGGAATTCACTCGCCGGCTCCGCGTCGAAGAGAAATCGGATCGGCAGATCGGCTACGTCCATCTTCGCGCGATGGGCAAAGGCGATTATAGCCGGTGGGCGCGTGACTTCTATCCGGTGATCGAGAGGCAGGGCCTCATCATCGATGCCCGCCACAACCACGGCGGCAATATCGACAGCTGGATCCTTACCACCCTGCTCCGGCATCCCTGGCTCTACTGGGTCGGGCGGGTCGGAGAGCCGTACCCGAATATGCAGAGTTCCTTTGCGGGACACATTGTCGTGCTTTGCGATCAACAAACGGTTTCCGATGGCGAGATGTTCACCGAAGGCATTCGCCGCCTCGGCCTGGGCACAATTATAGGCACGCGTACGCTCGGCGGCGAGATCTGGCTGTCCAGCAGCAACGTGCTGGTAGATCGCGGGATCGCCACGGCGGCCGAATCCGGCGTCTATGGACCGGAAGGCGAATGGATGATTGAGGGTGTGGGCGTTGTGCCCGATATCGAGGTCGACAACCTGCCGCATGCCACGTTCAGGGGCTCTGACGCTCAGCTCGACTCGGCGATAACGTTCCTCATGAAAAAAATCGCCGACGAACCAGTGGTTGTGCCTTCACCTCCCCGGTACCCCGACAAGTCGTTCAGGAATAACCGCCGATAA
- a CDS encoding serine/threonine-protein kinase, protein MEERYIGNYRVLEKIGAGGMAQVFLAVHRDVPNLKVILKIVSDGQLAERFKQEADKLALLDGNASICRIRHFFNDGDNLVIAMEYIEGVTLDERLKREAVLPIDESLRITAKVLEVLEFAHQRKIFHRDIKPSNIMIDKAGNVKVIDFGIAKSETDPNLTLAGTACGTPAYMAPEQFTPTAQTNYALVDIYAAGTTLYYLLTGALPFKGDNEFAMRDAKLFSEPPRPRSIKASIPREIEEIVLKAIDKEPKARYQTAEEMRRAVDDAARRLGEKDDVATKAVSTSNSVAKRKRGSLRFVLPVAGVLILAAIAAYLFWPSSPPIKTGALALIGPVSGETLNTGQPTLRWSDPQERNSFVLEYALDSSFAGSRTIAGLSGGSYTFSSSLPNGTYYWRLYPVTAAGSPGDPSPWAYFSVNATSIGASGTISIAVTPSGDIYLNDILAASGQSSFERQLDTGRYVLRIENEKSREKRLVDTADIGPDAVVSRRYSFTIPAPTPTPPSPPPVTAKSGEVRIGSQPRGADIVIDGELQRQKTNYTFKLSPGRHVIVAALEVDGVTRRLVDTVVVVADSVHKVAFEFEQ, encoded by the coding sequence ATGGAAGAGCGCTATATCGGCAATTACCGGGTTCTGGAGAAGATCGGCGCGGGGGGGATGGCGCAGGTCTTCCTGGCAGTTCACCGCGACGTTCCAAATCTCAAGGTCATATTGAAAATCGTTTCGGACGGGCAGCTGGCCGAGCGTTTCAAGCAGGAAGCGGACAAGTTGGCGCTGCTCGACGGGAATGCGTCGATCTGCCGCATTCGGCACTTTTTCAACGACGGTGACAATCTCGTCATTGCGATGGAGTATATCGAAGGCGTCACGCTGGACGAGCGTCTGAAACGTGAGGCTGTGCTCCCGATCGACGAGTCGCTTCGAATCACGGCAAAAGTATTGGAAGTGCTGGAATTCGCGCATCAGCGCAAGATTTTCCATCGCGACATCAAGCCGTCGAACATCATGATCGACAAGGCGGGCAATGTCAAAGTGATCGATTTCGGTATCGCGAAAAGCGAGACCGACCCGAACCTGACTCTGGCCGGGACCGCCTGCGGGACTCCGGCGTACATGGCGCCCGAGCAGTTCACTCCCACCGCTCAGACCAATTACGCCCTCGTGGACATATATGCGGCGGGGACAACACTGTATTACCTGCTGACGGGCGCGTTGCCGTTCAAAGGCGACAACGAGTTCGCGATGCGCGACGCCAAGCTGTTCAGCGAGCCTCCCCGTCCCCGGTCGATCAAGGCGTCGATCCCACGCGAAATCGAGGAAATCGTGCTCAAGGCGATCGATAAGGAGCCAAAGGCACGGTATCAAACAGCGGAGGAGATGCGGCGGGCCGTTGACGACGCGGCACGACGGCTGGGGGAGAAAGATGATGTCGCGACGAAGGCCGTCAGTACATCTAATTCCGTTGCCAAGCGTAAACGCGGTTCGCTCCGGTTTGTACTGCCGGTTGCGGGCGTTTTGATCTTGGCGGCGATAGCAGCGTATTTGTTCTGGCCGTCGTCGCCGCCAATCAAAACGGGCGCGCTCGCCTTGATCGGCCCTGTCTCCGGCGAGACACTGAATACGGGCCAGCCGACCCTGCGCTGGAGCGATCCGCAGGAACGGAATTCGTTTGTTCTTGAATATGCACTGGATTCCAGTTTCGCGGGGAGCAGAACGATAGCCGGCCTGTCGGGCGGGTCGTATACCTTTTCGAGCTCTTTGCCCAATGGTACGTATTACTGGAGGCTCTACCCTGTCACCGCGGCAGGGTCACCGGGAGATCCCTCGCCGTGGGCGTATTTTTCGGTCAATGCAACCTCTATCGGGGCCAGCGGTACAATCAGTATAGCCGTAACACCTTCGGGTGATATCTATCTGAACGATATACTGGCGGCGTCGGGGCAATCGTCCTTCGAGCGGCAGCTGGATACCGGGCGGTATGTACTGCGAATCGAGAACGAGAAATCGCGCGAGAAGCGGCTGGTGGACACGGCGGATATAGGCCCGGATGCGGTCGTCAGCCGCCGTTACAGTTTCACGATTCCCGCGCCCACTCCGACCCCTCCTTCGCCACCTCCGGTAACGGCGAAGTCGGGTGAAGTCCGGATCGGTTCACAGCCGCGCGGGGCGGACATCGTGATCGACGGCGAGTTGCAGCGACAGAAGACGAATTATACGTTCAAGCTCTCACCCGGTCGTCATGTCATCGTTGCGGCGCTGGAGGTCGACGGTGTGACGCGGCGGCTGGTTGACACGGTAGTGGTCGTCGCCGACAGCGTCCACAAGGTGGCGTTCGAATTCGAGCAATAA
- a CDS encoding serine/threonine-protein kinase translates to MNDNFIGHYRILKKMGAGGMARVYLAVHRDIPNLRVVLKILTDHQLADRFKQEADKLALVDGHPNICRIRHFFDHGEDLVIAMDYIDGPTVEQRIRTTGPLGYDEAIAIISQVLDVLEFAHSRGISHRDIKPSNIMIDEHGRVKVIDFGIAKGERDPSMTAVNAYAGTPDYMAPEQFSPSRDTNYALADIYAVGVTFYEMLCGELPFDAKDLFAIRDAKMFQEPKNPRRYRPDMSKHLEQVILKAMHREPENRFQSAREMKEYLLAGAARDTSRRTPPPTPAPVAVSREPRKRRLPAFLLGAVVLAGLTAAGYYVVPGMLAEKSASVDRDMDVPGQMQPEQTPEPATGISLISPIEGAEFSDGDRPEFLWSSTEGVPEFAVEFSTDSMFSHDEFTFVTAESRLVRVEPLASGRYYWRVRAAGAALRGDIISEARSFTVLEDSASIIESEVQQRGELEIVTNRPSTIRIDGRTVEQAAREYQTVLDAGEYDVRVDNASSREGTLSARVTVEPGRSTTHRFEFTDGGSVSVRVSSDPPGARILINGEMQNGVGTPHTFTLSTGQYVISAISDESGNLSLQQTVEVKSGELSEVRFDFVGARARAAASKLADSVSAAVALLDDIARRSPDFASAQASQQAAQSLMANGRYDEAIEQYRDALASVSRAAAAKDVARRKVMEALERFGQAYQSGDINAVRAMYPSIPGDEASGWEQFFESARGLSVRMTVDEMTVEAASAQVTVTVRMMFSDRQGKKDQSFRWLIHFEETGSTWVVAKRQTL, encoded by the coding sequence ATGAATGATAACTTCATAGGTCACTATAGGATACTAAAGAAGATGGGCGCCGGCGGCATGGCCCGGGTGTATCTGGCCGTGCACCGCGACATTCCCAATCTTCGCGTGGTCCTCAAGATCCTGACCGATCACCAGCTGGCCGACCGGTTCAAGCAGGAGGCCGACAAGCTCGCGCTGGTCGACGGGCATCCAAACATCTGCCGTATCCGGCACTTTTTCGACCACGGCGAAGACCTGGTGATCGCCATGGACTACATCGACGGTCCGACGGTGGAGCAGCGGATCCGTACGACAGGTCCGCTGGGATACGACGAAGCGATAGCGATCATCAGCCAGGTGCTGGATGTGCTCGAGTTTGCGCACTCGCGGGGTATCTCACACCGGGACATCAAGCCCAGTAACATCATGATCGATGAGCATGGGCGCGTGAAGGTGATCGATTTCGGGATAGCCAAAGGGGAGCGGGACCCGTCGATGACGGCGGTCAACGCCTACGCGGGGACACCCGATTACATGGCCCCGGAGCAGTTCAGTCCGTCGCGAGATACGAATTACGCCCTGGCCGACATCTATGCGGTGGGCGTGACGTTTTATGAGATGCTGTGCGGGGAACTGCCTTTCGACGCAAAAGATCTGTTTGCAATTCGCGATGCGAAGATGTTTCAGGAGCCGAAAAACCCGCGACGGTACCGGCCCGATATGTCAAAGCATTTGGAACAGGTAATCCTCAAGGCGATGCACCGGGAGCCGGAGAACCGCTTCCAGTCTGCGCGGGAAATGAAGGAGTATCTGCTGGCGGGGGCCGCCCGAGATACGTCGCGGCGAACACCCCCACCGACGCCGGCTCCGGTTGCCGTCTCCAGGGAGCCGAGAAAGCGGCGACTTCCGGCGTTTCTGCTGGGAGCGGTGGTACTGGCGGGGTTGACAGCTGCGGGGTATTACGTCGTTCCTGGCATGCTTGCCGAGAAGTCAGCGTCCGTTGACCGCGATATGGACGTGCCGGGTCAGATGCAACCCGAGCAAACGCCGGAGCCGGCAACTGGAATCTCGTTGATATCGCCAATCGAGGGGGCGGAATTTTCCGACGGAGACCGTCCCGAGTTTCTCTGGTCATCGACCGAGGGGGTTCCGGAATTCGCCGTAGAGTTCTCCACTGACTCGATGTTCTCGCACGACGAGTTCACGTTTGTGACTGCCGAATCGAGACTTGTCCGGGTCGAGCCCCTGGCATCCGGGCGCTATTACTGGCGAGTGCGGGCTGCCGGGGCGGCCCTGCGCGGCGACATCATCTCTGAGGCGCGATCGTTCACGGTGTTGGAAGACTCGGCATCGATCATCGAAAGCGAGGTCCAGCAGCGCGGCGAACTGGAAATCGTGACTAACCGACCAAGTACGATTCGGATCGACGGAAGAACGGTAGAGCAGGCCGCTCGGGAATACCAGACGGTGCTTGACGCGGGCGAGTATGACGTGCGAGTCGACAACGCAAGCTCGCGCGAAGGGACTCTTTCGGCGAGAGTGACGGTGGAACCGGGGAGATCGACCACGCATCGGTTTGAGTTCACCGATGGTGGGTCTGTTTCTGTCCGTGTGTCAAGCGATCCGCCGGGGGCGCGGATACTGATCAATGGGGAGATGCAAAACGGGGTAGGAACGCCGCACACGTTCACGTTGTCCACCGGGCAATATGTCATTAGTGCGATCAGTGACGAGTCGGGCAATCTGTCTCTGCAGCAGACGGTTGAGGTGAAATCCGGGGAGCTTTCGGAGGTCCGATTTGACTTTGTCGGTGCCCGGGCGCGGGCGGCGGCGTCGAAGCTGGCGGACAGCGTCTCGGCGGCGGTTGCGTTGCTTGACGATATCGCCCGTCGTTCGCCGGATTTCGCCTCGGCACAAGCCTCGCAACAGGCGGCCCAGAGTCTTATGGCGAACGGGCGATACGATGAGGCGATCGAGCAGTATCGGGACGCCCTGGCGTCTGTGTCCCGTGCGGCCGCCGCCAAAGACGTTGCTCGTCGAAAAGTCATGGAGGCTCTGGAACGGTTCGGGCAGGCGTATCAGTCGGGCGATATCAACGCCGTCCGCGCGATGTACCCGTCGATTCCCGGCGACGAAGCGTCCGGCTGGGAGCAGTTTTTCGAGTCGGCCCGAGGATTGAGCGTACGGATGACGGTAGACGAGATGACGGTGGAAGCCGCGAGCGCTCAGGTAACGGTCACCGTTCGCATGATGTTCTCGGACAGACAGGGGAAAAAAGACCAATCGTTTCGCTGGTTAATCCATTTTGAGGAGACCGGCAGCACATGGGTCGTGGCGAAACGACAAACTCTATAG
- a CDS encoding CsgG/HfaB family protein, with protein sequence MRWNSTSHRLSRLLVTLLSCCLLCGGATLAQEETSVADQLAEALDHYNALDYDKGLAVTEALLQRTDLTAADSVAVLEVMAIVTYAKGETYLQQAIRYLNKISQIGPCVVPMPRDLWPQELRDTWYGIVKEKNALTCEEPKEGIKTIAIMQFDNYSAGEYQEKLGLISKGLADFFAYDFAKISDFRVIERDKIDYILKEIELQQSGAVDKATAVRVGKILGARYMVFGSITQLDANTARMVVRAVSVETSEIIAQVDREGKPEYSKMEKEAVEELAKKLDVTLGEETLGKLKEGGTESLDATTYYAMGLDHMDKYEYGKAYEYFKMAYDLDSSFTEAKRKMEIYRPLAG encoded by the coding sequence ATGAGGTGGAATAGCACATCTCATCGGCTGTCCCGACTTTTGGTCACGCTGCTATCGTGTTGTCTTCTGTGCGGGGGAGCGACCCTGGCCCAGGAGGAGACGTCCGTTGCCGACCAGCTCGCCGAGGCGCTGGACCATTACAACGCCCTGGATTACGACAAGGGACTGGCTGTTACAGAAGCCTTGTTGCAGCGGACCGATCTCACGGCCGCCGACAGCGTGGCAGTTCTTGAAGTGATGGCCATCGTGACCTATGCCAAGGGGGAAACCTACCTGCAGCAGGCCATTCGATACCTGAACAAGATCTCTCAGATCGGGCCGTGCGTGGTTCCCATGCCCCGGGATCTTTGGCCGCAAGAACTTCGGGATACGTGGTACGGGATCGTAAAAGAGAAAAACGCCCTCACGTGCGAAGAGCCGAAGGAGGGGATCAAGACGATTGCGATCATGCAGTTCGACAATTATTCGGCAGGAGAGTACCAGGAGAAGCTGGGGCTGATCAGCAAGGGCCTGGCGGACTTTTTCGCGTATGACTTCGCCAAGATCAGCGATTTCCGCGTAATTGAGCGCGACAAGATCGACTATATCCTCAAGGAGATCGAATTGCAGCAGTCGGGGGCGGTCGACAAGGCCACGGCGGTCAGGGTCGGCAAGATTCTCGGCGCGCGGTATATGGTGTTCGGCAGCATCACCCAGCTCGATGCCAATACGGCGCGGATGGTGGTGCGGGCCGTGAGCGTGGAGACATCGGAAATCATCGCGCAGGTCGACCGCGAGGGCAAGCCTGAGTACAGCAAGATGGAGAAAGAGGCGGTCGAGGAACTTGCGAAGAAGCTCGATGTGACGCTGGGCGAAGAGACGCTGGGCAAGCTCAAGGAAGGCGGTACGGAGTCGCTCGACGCTACGACGTATTATGCGATGGGTCTCGATCACATGGACAAATACGAATACGGCAAGGCGTACGAGTACTTCAAGATGGCGTACGATTTGGATAGCAGCTTCACCGAAGCCAAGCGCAAGATGGAGATTTATCGTCCGCTGGCCGGCTGA
- a CDS encoding nitroreductase family protein, with protein sequence MSGIVFLKTGQLAAVRDFYCSIVGCSVWLDQRDCIILRHGNLLFGFCERDTPQCDLMLTFFFANRRDVDRMYNLLAPQAESAPAYNDRYRIYQFFARDPEGRALEFQHFDHEIPPHNIGDEMLRRRRSIRSFEDRAIDRQVLTQIVDSCRYAPSSRNSQPCYFKFITDLTVLAALAKTRGDSSAPISRAPMAVAICADPALSKRHIQDACIMAYHFLLAAFNHGLGTCWIAAMDRDDVKVTLGIPHDHYIATVTPLGYPAGELPDPSQRKPVEDLIR encoded by the coding sequence ATGTCCGGTATCGTCTTCCTGAAGACCGGACAGCTGGCAGCAGTCCGGGACTTCTATTGCTCGATCGTCGGCTGTTCAGTCTGGCTGGACCAACGCGATTGCATAATTCTCCGGCACGGCAATCTACTGTTCGGTTTCTGTGAGCGCGATACGCCGCAATGCGATCTCATGCTCACCTTCTTCTTTGCGAATCGTCGCGACGTCGATCGCATGTACAATCTCCTCGCCCCTCAAGCGGAATCCGCGCCGGCATACAACGACAGGTATCGGATCTACCAGTTCTTTGCCAGGGACCCCGAAGGCCGCGCGCTGGAATTCCAGCACTTTGACCACGAGATTCCTCCGCATAACATCGGCGATGAGATGCTGCGCCGCCGCCGCAGCATTCGCTCGTTTGAGGATCGTGCCATAGACCGGCAGGTACTGACGCAGATTGTTGATAGTTGCCGCTATGCTCCCTCATCCCGCAACTCACAGCCCTGTTATTTCAAGTTCATAACCGACCTGACCGTCCTTGCCGCACTGGCCAAGACCCGCGGCGACAGTAGTGCACCGATCTCGCGCGCCCCGATGGCTGTAGCAATATGCGCCGACCCCGCCCTATCAAAGCGCCACATACAGGACGCCTGCATCATGGCGTACCACTTTCTGCTGGCCGCCTTCAACCACGGACTCGGAACGTGCTGGATCGCAGCGATGGATCGAGATGACGTCAAAGTCACGCTCGGCATCCCTCACGATCATTACATCGCCACCGTCACACCCCTCGGATATCCTGCCGGAGAACTGCCCGATCCGTCGCAGAGGAAACCTGTGGAAGATCTGATTCGATAA
- a CDS encoding tetratricopeptide repeat protein yields the protein MTRLVLVSAVMLLVGCSQSFYSQGRKLADEGHYDQAISAFYQEIAANPQSMESWRELGVAFYNRGDLDKAEDAFKQADQIRPDARSSLYLGLIYEKREMTDHAIRAYGAALSLEPGGKTANLIRANLDRLLSERAKREVDLALQNEASIDIDTIPDNTVAVVDFDGSFLNPDMAPLATGLAEFTAIDLSKVRSLRVIERLKIDAIMDELELSGSSAVDRATAPRLGRLLGGKHLVTGSVLGLGETGVRVDGVIVNTVDSSTVATEPTEAQIREIFKAQKQFVFAVLEDLGVELTQEERDAISEVPTESYLALLAYGRGLDYRRRGMWREAEASFTEATTIDPGFSEAGRAASTVGAGLSLGGPGYSGTSFEAAITSISAPAQSTAGLDTRLRSTVINIGPVTDPNTRRPVTQPPIVGGTSTVVIEGDLNGD from the coding sequence ATGACACGATTAGTGCTGGTATCAGCGGTGATGTTGCTGGTCGGGTGTTCCCAGTCGTTTTATTCGCAGGGCCGGAAGCTGGCCGACGAGGGGCATTATGACCAGGCGATCTCCGCTTTTTACCAGGAAATTGCCGCCAACCCCCAGAGCATGGAATCGTGGCGCGAGTTGGGGGTGGCATTCTATAACAGGGGTGATCTTGACAAAGCCGAAGATGCCTTTAAGCAGGCAGACCAGATTCGCCCCGACGCGCGCAGCAGCCTGTATCTGGGGCTGATTTATGAAAAACGGGAGATGACCGATCACGCGATCAGAGCATATGGCGCGGCGCTGAGCCTTGAACCGGGCGGTAAGACGGCCAATCTCATCCGCGCCAATCTGGACCGATTGCTCAGCGAACGGGCGAAACGCGAGGTCGACCTTGCGCTGCAGAACGAAGCATCAATCGACATCGACACCATACCCGACAATACGGTCGCGGTCGTGGATTTCGACGGTTCATTCCTGAATCCGGACATGGCGCCGCTGGCGACCGGTCTGGCCGAATTCACGGCGATTGACTTATCCAAAGTGCGTTCGCTTCGGGTGATCGAGCGTCTGAAAATCGACGCGATCATGGACGAACTGGAGTTAAGTGGGAGTTCTGCGGTTGATCGCGCGACGGCGCCTCGGCTCGGCCGCCTTCTGGGCGGCAAGCATCTGGTCACCGGTTCCGTACTCGGGCTGGGGGAGACCGGCGTCCGCGTGGACGGCGTGATCGTGAACACCGTAGACAGCTCGACCGTTGCGACTGAACCGACTGAGGCGCAGATTCGGGAAATCTTCAAAGCACAGAAGCAGTTCGTGTTCGCCGTGCTTGAAGATCTCGGTGTCGAATTGACGCAGGAGGAGCGGGACGCCATATCAGAGGTGCCGACTGAGTCGTATCTTGCGCTGCTGGCGTACGGCCGTGGCCTTGACTACCGCCGTCGGGGCATGTGGCGCGAGGCCGAGGCGTCGTTTACTGAAGCCACGACCATCGATCCCGGTTTCAGCGAGGCCGGTCGGGCTGCAAGTACGGTCGGGGCAGGGCTCTCACTGGGAGGACCAGGCTATTCCGGCACGAGTTTCGAGGCAGCAATCACCAGCATCTCGGCTCCGGCCCAGTCGACGGCCGGTCTTGACACGCGCCTGAGATCGACTGTGATCAATATCGGCCCGGTGACTGATCCGAACACACGTCGTCCGGTCACCCAGCCGCCGATTGTTGGGGGGACATCGACGGTCGTTATAGAGGGGGATCTCAATGGTGACTAA